AATAGGTTCAAATATGCCAAGATGGCTGCGAGGAGTCCGTTTAATGCGCTGTTGTTTCCATATGGTTTCAATAAGCAGCTACATGTGCTAATAAATAGTGTTTGACCCTATAAAGGGGAAAAAGTCAGGATATGATGCCAACTGAGGTGCAAGATGCAATTTCCACTTAAAGAATATATGAAATAGAGTGAGATTTGTGTTCCAATTAACACTTAAATCATtttgaggagaagcagccatTGTAAAAACACTTTATTCATTAGAACAGCTCATCGTGATTAAACACTGAACATGCTGTGGATGCAGTGACTCCTCAGCCTCAACATTCGCTCTGTGCTTCGTCGCACTCAGGCACAGCGCCGACCTAATCAGACGGGTGTGTTTGTCTCGGCCCGCAGGTCCAGATGGATGTGATTTGCCGCGATCTGAGCCTGAGGAGCGCGCCGGACAACCTTCCTCGCGGGGTCCAAATGCTGGACCTCTCTCTCAACCAGGTGCAGAACCTGTCCCAGAGAACTCTGGCGTATCACACCAGCTTCCACCGCCTCAACCTCCAGTCCAACAGGATCCACTTCATCCAGCCGGGCCTCTTCCAGAACATGAGTGACCTGAAGGTCCTAGACCTGTCCAAGAACCATCTGAGTGTTTTTGGCTTCTCTAAAATCAACGTGGGGCCTCTCACGGCCGTGGAGTCTCTGGACCTATCCAGCAACGGGCTGTACACAGGGATGTCGGACTATTTCCTCGCCGACTCCCCTTTGCTCACAAACCTGTCTCTAAACAGCAACAGCATCACCAAAATCGGGCAACACACCTTCAAGGGATCATTGTCCTTGAAAAAAATCAGCCTCCACAACAATGTCATCCTGGAGATCGAAGACGGAGCCTTTGACTCCTTGAAAAACCTGACCGAGCTCGATTTGTCCAAGAACTCCATCACGTGCATCAGGGACTTCAACCTGCATCGCTTGAAAGTGTTCAACCTCAGTCAGAACAGCATGGAGCTTTTCTGCAGCGTCGACTCACGCGCTGCCTATGAGCTGCAGACTCTGGACCTGAGCAAGAACAAGATGCTCTACTTCCCCAGTCTGCCTCAAAATAACGTGCTCCGATACTTGGACGTTTCAAGGAACCTCCTCGGGAACCTCTCCAAAGGCCTCGACACTCCGCTAAATGACCTGATGTACCTGGACTTGAGTTACAATCGACTCACAAACGTGTCCGAGTCCTTTTTCACCCTCATGGGGTCGCTGGAGGTCCTGAACGTGAGCAACAACTGCATCGGCTCGTTTTCTGTCACGACGGGCGCCGTCCTGCGGAGCGTGAGGACCGTCCACCTCGGCTACAACTCGCTGCGGAGTCTGACGGTGGGAGCCGACGCGCTGCCGTCGCTGGAGCGGCTCTACCTGCAGGGCAACGACCTCGCCACCCTGGATCACGGCGTCTTCCAGAGGCTCCCGAAGctcaggcagctgcagctgcaggggaaCGGCCTGAAGATCTGCGCCTCGGAGCGAAACCGGCGCACGGGCGACGGCTGCGTGTCCTTTTCCTACATCCCAAACCTGCAATTCCTGGACATCTCTGAAAACAACCTGCCGACTTTGCCCGCGGACGCCTTCGCGGAGACGCCGCTGAGGCTTCTGGACGTGTCCCGGAACCCGGGCCTGGACATGGACCAGGACGCCCTCTCCGGCCTGGACCGCTCCCTGGTTCACCTCCTCGTGAGGGAAAACAACATCTCCCGCCTGGACACGCACCTGTCGGCGCTGCGGAGCCTCAAACACGTGGACCTGTCAGGAAACCAGCTGACCTCGCTGCCCCAGTGGAACAAAGAGTCTTCCATCGAGTCACTAAACCTGCAGAGCAACAACCTGGTCACGCTGGAGGACGGCAACATGCTGGGCCTGAAGCGCTCCCTCAAAACCCTCTACATGGGCTCCAACCCGCTGAGCTGCTGCCGGAACCTGGGCTTCGTGCACATGGTCCAGAGCTCGGCCCTGGACGTCCCCGACCTCCCGTCGGTGACGTGCGTCTACGACGACGCCTCGGCGCCGGTGAACATCGGGGCCGTGAGCGCGGAGGCGTGCCGCGCGGCAAACACCTCCAGTTACATCATAGCGGCGGTTCTGGCGCTGATCGGACTGGCGgcgctgctggcgctgctggtgAAGTGCTGCCGCTCCAGGAAACGGAAGCACAGCAGGGGCTACAGAGCGTGACGCCAACGGACGCACGTGAGCGCGACATTTTAGCCCTAGTTTGGAATCGAGTCCAGATTTGGGATGACCTCATAAATGAAGAACTGACTTTGGAAACGCGAACGAGCGAAACCTGAACCTCGTGACAACACATCGACCTGGTTTCTCCTGAAGAGAAGTCTGAACGGACTCCCAAACGCTGCGTCTTGCTGCACCTGGTGGCAAATGGAGCAACTGCAGCTTCACGGCCTCAGAGGTTCACAGTCTGAACGCAGGGTTTTTGCCTGCTGGTGTTTGATGTCATTTTGTCTAAGTATTGCCTTATTGAATGTAAAAGGAAGGATCCACTCTAGAACAGTTCTAACCCTGAACAGACGGGAGTGAAACGGAGCCATAACATTCATAACATACGCTTTATCACTCGTGATCTAGAGCGTCTGACGCTCACTAACCCAATTAATTCGACTTCCTGAAGCTGCATGAAGGTCGGGAAAGATCAGATACCATCAATATTATCTGTTCAATCTCTTGAAGAACTAAACTAAGCTTCTATTCTGAGGCAGTGgtttcacaggaagctgcacgTATTTCACGTATTGCAGTAGCCAAAATCTGCTTATTTCACCAAAACGCCTCAATCTTATTTAGGGGttaaatgaaacagaaaacaaatgaagGCTGATAAATGCACGACGGACTGAGGGACAGGATCAACGTTTGTTGGAAAGCTCTGAGAGTGGAACTTTCCTTTAAGCTAAAAATAAAAGGGACAACACTACAAAAGGTCATGAAACAAAACGCTGTTTATTTATGGGTGATGAAGTGTGATTTGATGAAGTACATGCAGGCCGGGAGCCGTCTGAGATGACTCCAAGCTGTTGTTTATGGAAGGAACCCAAGCTGTGCCTTTACCCCTCATGTAGTTTGCACTTTATATGTCGTCTGGTCCGCGTGATTGACTGTTAACACTAAGATATTCCGATTCTGTCGTGTCCTTTTTGCTCGTTTTGGTGCTTCCCCCTTCATTCATGCCATGTGTAAAGATGGCAAACAGGAAGTTGGAAGTTCAACAAAGCAATGAATAACTGTGataaattatattaataaatattatataaatgaCAGATGTGTAGTGAGCTCCACTGGTATTCACAGCTtcatgtgatgatgatgatgactttaGCTTTTTATTGGCCTCTTAATTATCAAGAGGTCGGTTTAGACAGTTTGTATCTCTTCTCATCCggttttataaaacaaaataagCGATGTTTGTACCAAATGAAGCCCATTCTCTACACTTATCATAGCGTGTCactatttttataataaaaacacttaTCTCACCAGGACGCCTACAATTATTCATCTGCCTTATTCAACTTCAAGATTTCCAATTACTATTTCatacattattatataatacaTTGATGTTACACAATGATACTTGAACTTTGGAGAGAAGATGACTGTGGGATGTAAATATGTACAGTTCTTTTGAATGTATCTTCTTCACGTGGATCACTACAGGGTCTGACCCTGAGATGtagaatgtgagtgtgtggctgGAAATAGACACTCAGTGTAAACACGCCGCCCTGCAGGGTGCTGTGTTTAGTCTGAGGGTGATTAACGCTGAACAGCCAATAACTCATCTGTCACTTCCACGTACCATGACATCAGTAAACGTATCTTGTATTCCCATTGCAGCGGTGCATTCGAGTGGCCCCTGTGAAGTGGGAAATTTCAAAGCTCGCCGCTTTCAAAGTTGCTCTGGGGCAGTGGACAAAGCGGTGAATTATAAGCTTTCAGTTTAGCGTCATTGACGTTGTTATCTACAAGCTCAAAGGTGAGAATATAACTTTCCTTGACTCATGTGCAAATGACTCCACAGCCACATTAAAATCATTATTGCTTCTATTATTTGCATGTTATAATGGGAATTTCTGAGCCTGGCTATTTCCGGTTTAAAAGAAATAGTCCCATAGTTTGAGAAAGACACAAACTCTGccctattatttattattaatattattacaagTGTTCAGTTCTTTGTAAACTTACTGGAGCAGACAGACGTTTCCATGGCCGTTAAATGAGGCTTTGtcacccagagctgcagctgtgaatgCGATAGCTTTGACCCTTCTCTTGCCTTTCTACGCTCACTCTTTCTCCTGTTTACGTTTGGATTAAAGCTTTAATGTCGAGAAGGTTCTGCTGAGCGTGAGCCGCTTTCACTGTGGGCCCTGTGTgactcagcccccccccccccccctcccccctaaTTGACTGTCCGGGGTGGTACAGGAAGCTGACGAAGGTCCGGTTTTACAT
This Betta splendens chromosome 14, fBetSpl5.4, whole genome shotgun sequence DNA region includes the following protein-coding sequences:
- the lrrc32 gene encoding transforming growth factor beta activator LRRC32 yields the protein MAAFQLLFLLMVSCVVASARPSRQIPPCHIVQMDVICRDLSLRSAPDNLPRGVQMLDLSLNQVQNLSQRTLAYHTSFHRLNLQSNRIHFIQPGLFQNMSDLKVLDLSKNHLSVFGFSKINVGPLTAVESLDLSSNGLYTGMSDYFLADSPLLTNLSLNSNSITKIGQHTFKGSLSLKKISLHNNVILEIEDGAFDSLKNLTELDLSKNSITCIRDFNLHRLKVFNLSQNSMELFCSVDSRAAYELQTLDLSKNKMLYFPSLPQNNVLRYLDVSRNLLGNLSKGLDTPLNDLMYLDLSYNRLTNVSESFFTLMGSLEVLNVSNNCIGSFSVTTGAVLRSVRTVHLGYNSLRSLTVGADALPSLERLYLQGNDLATLDHGVFQRLPKLRQLQLQGNGLKICASERNRRTGDGCVSFSYIPNLQFLDISENNLPTLPADAFAETPLRLLDVSRNPGLDMDQDALSGLDRSLVHLLVRENNISRLDTHLSALRSLKHVDLSGNQLTSLPQWNKESSIESLNLQSNNLVTLEDGNMLGLKRSLKTLYMGSNPLSCCRNLGFVHMVQSSALDVPDLPSVTCVYDDASAPVNIGAVSAEACRAANTSSYIIAAVLALIGLAALLALLVKCCRSRKRKHSRGYRA